A genomic segment from Desulfurispirillum indicum S5 encodes:
- a CDS encoding TSUP family transporter, whose product MEFLIVCIAALTASLLTLFSGFGLGTLLMPVIALFFPLELAIAMTAMVHLANNIFKVGLMGRKADVSVLVRFGLPAVAAAFAGAVVLLWLGEMPSLHTYAVGGREFHISALKLVIGFLIMFFVILEISPAFSRLALDRKWLPFGGVISGFFGGLSGHQGAFRSMFLIKAGLSKEAFVATGVVLAVMVDISRLVIYGTDILARSQAVDWQLVIAASGAAFAGAYLGAKILGKITLHTVRAVVSVVLALVAAGMMTGLL is encoded by the coding sequence ATGGAATTTCTCATCGTCTGTATCGCTGCGTTGACGGCCTCTTTGCTGACACTCTTTTCCGGTTTTGGACTGGGCACACTGCTCATGCCAGTGATTGCGCTGTTCTTTCCACTGGAGCTGGCCATAGCCATGACGGCCATGGTTCATCTGGCCAATAATATTTTCAAGGTTGGACTCATGGGGCGGAAGGCCGATGTGTCGGTGCTGGTGCGGTTTGGCCTGCCTGCCGTGGCAGCAGCCTTTGCGGGTGCCGTGGTGCTGCTCTGGCTTGGGGAGATGCCTTCGCTGCACACCTATGCCGTGGGGGGACGGGAATTCCACATTTCTGCCCTGAAACTTGTTATCGGCTTTCTCATCATGTTTTTCGTCATACTGGAAATTTCTCCGGCATTTTCCCGCCTCGCCCTGGATCGCAAGTGGCTTCCCTTTGGGGGAGTGATCAGCGGGTTCTTTGGGGGACTATCGGGCCACCAGGGGGCGTTTCGCAGCATGTTTCTGATCAAGGCTGGTTTGAGCAAGGAAGCTTTTGTGGCCACTGGTGTGGTGTTGGCGGTCATGGTGGATATATCCCGCCTGGTAATCTACGGCACGGATATTCTGGCGCGCAGCCAGGCGGTTGATTGGCAACTTGTGATTGCTGCCAGTGGAGCGGCCTTTGCGGGGGCGTACCTGGGCGCGAAAATCCTGGGAAAGATAACCCTGCAT